In Platichthys flesus chromosome 20, fPlaFle2.1, whole genome shotgun sequence, a single genomic region encodes these proteins:
- the LOC133975760 gene encoding neurogenic differentiation factor 2-like → MSITGSHVMALANDVPAIWAWHQSWSLATMLSRLFSEVLPDVQRLAADWADDNESEDGKDKNNGHEPGQLGDDDLDEPLEGISRAESEMADDDDDEEDEAEEEECGDENSGDKPKKRGPKKRKMTPARVERSKVRRHKANARERTRMHDLNSALDNLRKVVPCYSKTQKLSKIETLRLAKNYILALGEILRNGKRPDVVAYVQMLCKGLSQPTTNLVAGCLQLNTRNFLTEPCSDTARFHMPTSPFSVHPYSYRCSRLSSPHYQPGSGAALSMRSHSYGSGYEGVYPPGGTSPDYSSPDYEGQHSPPVCLNGGLSGRQQESSDTDRNYHYSMHYSGLTTSRPPGHGLPFGPSGARGGGGAHSENIPPFHDVHLHHDRAPPYEDLNAFFHN, encoded by the exons ATGTCAATCACCGGCTCTCATGTGATGGCTCTTGCCAATGACGTGCCAGCCATATGGGCCTGGCATCAGAGCTG GTCTCTCGCCACTATGTTGAGCCGTCTGTTCAGCGAGGTGCTGCCGGACGTCCAGAGGCTCGCGGCCGACTGGGCGGACGACAACGAGAGCGAGGACGGTAAGGACAAGAACAACGGGCACGAGCCTGGTCAGCTCGGGGACGACGATCTGGACGAGCCGCTGGAAGGCATCAGCCGAGCTGAGTCTGAGATGGCCGACGACGATgacgacgaggaggacgaggccgaggaagaggagtgCGGAGACGAGAACAGCGGAGATAAGCCCAAGAAGCGCGGCCCAAAGAAGCGCAAGATGACCCCGGCGCGTGTGGAGCGCTCCAAGGTGCGTCGACACAAGGCGAACGCGCGGGAGCGCACGCGCATGCACGACTTGAATTCTGCATTGGACAATCTGCGCAAAGTGGTTCCGTGCTACTCCAAAACCCAAAAACTCTCAAAGATCGAGACTCTGAGGCTGGCCAAAAATTACATCTTAGCTCTGGGGGAGATTTTACGCAACGGGAAGCGCCCAGATGTGGTGGCCTACGTGCAGATGTTGTGCAAGGGCCTGTCACAGCCCACCACCaacctggtggcaggctgccTGCAGCTCAACACCAGGAACTTCCTGACTGAACCGTGTTCAGACACAGCCCGCTTCCACATGCCCACCTCTCCCTTCTCCGTCCACCCCTACTCCTACCGCTGCTCCCGCCTCTCCAGCCCGCACTACCAGCCCGGATCCGGCGCTGCGCTCAGCATGCGGAGCCATTCCTACGGTTCTGGATACGAGGGCGTGTACCCGCCGGGGGGCACGTCTCCTGACTACAGCAGCCCGGACTATGAGGGCCAGCACAGCCCGCCTGTGTGCCTGAACGGCGGGCTGTCCGGGAGGCAGCAGGAGTCCTCTGACACGGACAGGAACTATCACTACTCTATGCATTACTCCGGACTGACCACGTCTCGACCACCAGGCCACGGTCTACCTTTCGGGCCCTCGGGAGCGC gaggaggaggtggtgcgCACTCGGAAAACATTCCCCCCTTCCACGACGTGCACTTGCACCACGACAGGGCTCCTCCATACGAGGACCTCAATGCGTTTTTCCACAACTGA